The Acidianus infernus genome window below encodes:
- a CDS encoding FAD-dependent oxidoreductase, with product MTKILSKSKIGNKLVVKFDTKLQFNPGNTIDVIIDNDRRTFSIASAPWENFTMIATNIRNSPFKQKLLMLKEGDEVKIEGPYQDEFVIKDSPKHVFVTKGIGITPVRSMALYLLKNSQNVTIYYQPDEDGVILFKEDLGDIMKIEQISDKIFKENQDAMFYISGEPEFTKVSTKIAVDNGIKPGKIVVEPFSGY from the coding sequence ATGACAAAAATTCTGAGTAAATCCAAAATAGGGAATAAGTTAGTTGTAAAATTTGATACCAAGTTACAATTTAACCCAGGAAATACTATTGACGTCATTATTGATAATGATAGGCGTACATTTTCAATAGCAAGTGCACCATGGGAAAATTTTACAATGATAGCTACAAATATTAGAAATTCTCCATTTAAACAAAAATTATTGATGCTAAAAGAAGGAGACGAAGTAAAAATAGAAGGTCCGTATCAAGACGAATTTGTCATAAAAGACTCTCCTAAACATGTATTTGTAACTAAGGGTATTGGGATAACTCCAGTTAGATCTATGGCTCTATACTTGCTTAAAAATTCTCAAAATGTTACTATATATTATCAACCGGACGAGGATGGAGTAATTTTATTTAAAGAAGATCTTGGCGATATAATGAAAATAGAACAGATAAGTGATAAAATATTTAAGGAAAATCAAGATGCCATGTTTTACATAAGTGGAGAACCAGAATTTACAAAAGTATCTACCAAAATTGCAGTAGATAATGGAATAAAACCTGGTAAAATAGTTGTAGAGCCATTTAGTGGATATTAA
- a CDS encoding transcriptional regulator, producing the protein MKWQTECEKAYSLVVPYLRTILIKKLIDRGVPIRRASKIVGLSITSYEKHIKDDKIKKILMNEDINDMLDALASRLYSGDKIEPTTFCLVCSATRKIFDLSPCIF; encoded by the coding sequence ATGAAATGGCAAACTGAATGTGAAAAGGCTTACTCTCTTGTTGTTCCGTATTTAAGAACTATACTTATTAAAAAATTAATAGATAGGGGAGTTCCAATAAGAAGAGCTTCCAAGATTGTAGGATTATCTATAACGTCTTATGAGAAGCACATAAAGGATGATAAGATTAAGAAAATATTAATGAATGAAGATATAAATGATATGCTTGATGCGCTTGCCAGTAGGCTTTATTCTGGAGACAAGATAGAACCTACCACTTTTTGCCTCGTGTGTTCTGCAACAAGGAAGATCTTTGATTTGTCTCCTTGTATTTTCTAA
- a CDS encoding helix-turn-helix domain-containing protein: MAERIKFPDGREVDIHEVMAFLYGLSKSDVEVLHVIMSKKGKISTDELAETLKVTKASISKSINNLIYKGLIMRDKIEEDKKKGRPGYVYWVDNEYLYKKIAEDLEALVSKVKENLKEHLPVMAEAQ; the protein is encoded by the coding sequence ATGGCAGAAAGGATAAAATTCCCCGATGGAAGAGAAGTTGATATACACGAAGTAATGGCGTTCTTATACGGCTTATCAAAGAGTGATGTAGAAGTATTACACGTAATAATGTCTAAAAAAGGAAAGATATCAACTGATGAACTAGCTGAAACATTAAAAGTAACCAAAGCATCAATTAGCAAGTCTATAAATAATTTAATCTATAAAGGGCTAATAATGAGAGATAAAATTGAAGAAGATAAAAAGAAAGGAAGACCAGGTTATGTATATTGGGTAGATAATGAGTATCTATATAAGAAAATTGCAGAAGATCTAGAAGCACTGGTTAGTAAAGTTAAAGAAAACCTAAAAGAACACTTACCAGTAATGGCTGAAGCACAATAA
- a CDS encoding DUF2258 domain-containing protein: MSEAQRDIERAEEYEETTPRTSVLGENRFELSTGLIIAARYADKLRRVALVSLGKMVPKDVIIRDVSEFNKNLYDKIVNQMKIDKLDVIKLVVSVRYDKSQNKLIFEDTKIIRYYTEEECKKQYESVIQENEKLKKEISEIKKKLSDLLGSVQ; the protein is encoded by the coding sequence ATGTCAGAGGCTCAAAGAGATATTGAAAGAGCAGAAGAATACGAAGAAACTACGCCGAGAACTTCTGTCCTAGGTGAGAACAGATTTGAATTATCTACTGGACTAATAATTGCAGCTAGATATGCAGATAAGTTAAGGAGAGTAGCTTTAGTGTCGTTAGGTAAAATGGTTCCCAAAGATGTTATAATAAGGGATGTATCTGAATTTAATAAGAATTTATATGATAAAATAGTAAATCAAATGAAAATTGACAAATTAGATGTAATAAAATTAGTTGTATCTGTTAGATATGATAAATCTCAAAATAAATTAATTTTTGAAGACACTAAAATTATAAGATATTACACAGAAGAAGAATGTAAAAAACAATATGAATCTGTGATTCAAGAAAATGAAAAATTAAAAAAAGAAATAAGTGAAATAAAGAAAAAATTATCTGATTTACTTGGTTCTGTTCAATAA